A single Leguminivora glycinivorella isolate SPB_JAAS2020 chromosome 25, LegGlyc_1.1, whole genome shotgun sequence DNA region contains:
- the LOC125239533 gene encoding uncharacterized protein LOC125239533, whose protein sequence is MPKKKPDLGRRSNTNVQRASQRANRSDDQREAANENSRISMSQLRSRRTNNEADRRRMQQHDAHQLQRQRERRNAMDRSRRLDAPVVLERAAFHYQPEIDYGADKSVTIGEMTSICRYCKAIKYIGEPDGLCCANGKVKLPQLLPPPEPLNSLVLGTNNDSSHFLANIQKFNNSFQMTSFGATHIVRENFMPTFKIQGQIYHLVGALLPPPDANHQFLQVYFMGNTDAEANMRCSQDPTLKQTIIPCKKI, encoded by the exons ATGCCAAAGAAAAAACCAGATTTAGGTCGTCGAAGTAACACAAATGTTCAAAGAGCAAGCCAGCGTGCTAATCGCAGCGATGACCAACGAGAGGCAGCTAATGAAAACAGCCGCATTAGTATGTCACAATTGCGTTCGCGACGTACTAATAATGAAGCGGATAGACGAAGAATGCAACAACACGATGCtcatcaattacaacgacagCGAGAACGACGCAATGCAATGGACCGATCACGTAGACTCGATGCTCCTGTGGTCCTGGAACGCGCAGCATTCCACTACCAACCGGAAATAGATTACGGTGCCGACAAATCGGTAACAATTGGAGAAATGACAAGCATCTGTCGTTATTGTAAGGCTATAAAATACATTGGTGAACCTGATGGACTATGTTGTGCCAATGGAAAAGTAAAGCTGCCCCAATTACTCCCGCCTCCAGAGCCATTGAATTCATTAGTTTTGGGGACCAATAATGACTCAAGCCACTTCTTAGCCAACATCCAAAAATTCAACAACTCTTTTCAAATGACATCATTTGGTGCAACACACATTGTACGGGAGAATTTTATGCCCACTTTTAAG ATACAAGGCCAAATTTATCACTTGGTAGGAGCGCTACTACCACCACCAGATGCAAACCATCAATTTTTACAAGTGTATTTTATGGGGAATACAGATGCAGAAGCTAATATGCGTTGTTCTCAAGACCCAACACTGAAGCAAACTATTATTC CATGCAAGAAGATTTAA